In Massilia forsythiae, one DNA window encodes the following:
- a CDS encoding asparaginase domain-containing protein has product MTLRIIATGGTFDKHYNELNGVLGFAESHLPEVIKRSRMTVPVELETLPLLDSLEMQDADRQRVLASVQAAPESAIVIVHGTDTMRETAEVLGAAAASGKTIVFTGAMIPYAIANSDALFNFGFACGVAQVLPAGVYVAMNGKIFSWDNVSKNRAAGVFQAR; this is encoded by the coding sequence ATGACTTTGCGGATCATCGCCACCGGCGGCACTTTCGACAAACATTACAACGAACTCAACGGGGTGCTGGGCTTTGCCGAGAGCCACTTGCCCGAGGTAATCAAGCGCTCGCGCATGACGGTGCCGGTCGAGCTCGAAACCCTGCCCCTGCTCGACTCGCTCGAGATGCAGGACGCCGACCGCCAGCGCGTGCTGGCCTCGGTCCAGGCCGCGCCGGAGTCCGCCATCGTGATCGTCCACGGCACCGACACCATGCGCGAAACCGCCGAGGTGCTGGGCGCCGCGGCGGCATCCGGCAAGACCATCGTGTTCACCGGCGCCATGATCCCCTACGCGATCGCCAACTCGGATGCGCTGTTCAACTTCGGCTTTGCCTGCGGCGTGGCGCAGGTGCTGCCGGCCGGGGTGTACGTGGCCATGAACGGCAAGATTTTCAGCTGGGACAACGTCAGCAAGAACCGCGCCGCCGGCGTGTTCCAGGCCCGCTGA